In Pleurodeles waltl isolate 20211129_DDA chromosome 5, aPleWal1.hap1.20221129, whole genome shotgun sequence, one genomic interval encodes:
- the LOC138297162 gene encoding octapeptide-repeat protein T2-like, with the protein MRERRRESRGIDIRESGRREKGEKRRKGGREDGERKKREGREEEERRERGGREEEDQRDRDEGEKEGEQRDRHKGEWKKREGREEKERMERGRREKGERKKRGGREEEERREGRGREMKERGRIEKGERKREEEQWKKK; encoded by the coding sequence ATgagggagagaaggagggagagcaGAGGGATAGACAtaagggagagtggaagaagagagaagggagagaagaggaggaaaggaggaagagaggatggagagaggaagaagagagaagggagagaggaagaagagaggagggagagaggaggaagagaggaGGAAGATCAGAGGGATAGAGATgagggagagaaggagggagagcaGAGGGATAGACAtaagggagagtggaagaagagagaagggagagaggagaaagagaggatggagagaggaagaagagagaagggagagagaaagaagagaggagggagagaggaagaagagaggaggGAGGGCAGAGGGAGAGAGATGAAAGAGCGAGGAAGAatagagaagggagagagaaaaagagaggaggaaCAGTGGAAGAAGAAATGA